One part of the Alligator mississippiensis isolate rAllMis1 chromosome 3, rAllMis1, whole genome shotgun sequence genome encodes these proteins:
- the LOC109284867 gene encoding killer cell lectin-like receptor subfamily G member 1, whose protein sequence is MGESITYTELWFSNAPPEQSVTCRAQGTAPPAPDEAKDIYETLQLGPVTEGPLGPGTQRCREHRWSTRPLLLVLLAACLALLATTIALGVCYWQQGQQLRQAREEMVKCQKDSQVFQKSLNMIARALARVQACQVTDCCPEPWVLQCGKCLFLSKEKKTWWESLAACAGESSRLLVFQDWDHMAMLTCPAHKDAPYWIGLRFRRDSKSRMQQWQWEDGTPYNLSGSETPRGHFGTIKEGRIERKGRLTDKHHWVCEKLSAAPRKPTPGHECRNASVRMLQGPVPARSLPAPRAQHSPNHPADRP, encoded by the exons ATGGGTGAGAGCATAACGTACACTGAGCTGTGGTTTTCCAATGCCCCCCCGGAACAAAGTGTGACATGCAGGGCACAAGGGACAG ccccaccagccccagaTGAGGCCAAGGACATCTATGAGACCCTTCAGCTGGGCCCGGTGACTGAGGGGCCACTCGGGCCTGGGACCCAGCGGTGCAGAG AGCATCGGTGGAGCACGCGTCCCCTGCTCCTGGTCCTAttggcagcctgcctggccctgctggccaccaccatcGCCCTGGGAGTCTGCT AttggcagcaagggcagcagCTGAGGCAGGCGCGAGAGGAGATGGTGAAGTGTCAGAAGGATTCCCAGGTCTTTCAGAAGTCCCTGAACATGATTGCAAGAGCCCTGGCCCGCGTGCAAGCCTGTCAGGTCACAG actgctgcccagagccctgggtgctgcagtGCGGGAAGTGCCTGTTCCTCTCCAAGGAGAAGAAGACATGGTGGGAAAGTCTAGCAGCTTGTGCAGGGGAATCCTCCCGGCTCCTTGTCTTCCAGGACTGGGACCACATGGCTATGCTG ACATGTCCTGCTCACAAAGATGCCCCATACTGGATTGGACTCAGATTCAGACGGGACTCCAAGTCacgcatgcagcagtggcagtgggaggacGGCACCCCGTACAACCT GTCTGGGAGCGAGACACCTCGTGGTCATTTTGGAACAATAAAAGAGGGCAGAATAGAGAGAAAAGGCCGGCTTACTGACAAGCACCACTGGGTCTGTGAGAAGCTGTCAGCTGCCCCCAGGAAGCCAACCCCAGGGCATGAATGCAGGAATGCTTCT GTCAGGATGCTCCAAGGACCGGTGCCAGCACGATCCCTCCCAGCACCAAGGGCTCAGCACTCCCCAAACCATCCAGCAGACAGGCCCTAG
- the LOC106737388 gene encoding B-cell differentiation antigen CD72 — protein MYETLQYPKTPLGQSRRQEAGKANDNYETLQLGPMGKWRAGHGAQQHKARQWNMQPLLLVLLAAFLVLLATSIALGVRYWQVVTALLQSQEQLAKTRGGGSHCQKELHSCSMELQKAEAGLKQAQVKLSQARQEGNSCQRFLHWRDMDLQEARAALQQAQEQLLWLQKQAQLLSQQLKESAGAQASAFPCKATDCCPETWVLHRGKCLFLSKEKKTWEQSKEWCKQESSKLLITWDWDRTTMPSFLTNTDTSYWIGLWFHQRWIWIDETPYAQ, from the exons ATGTACGAGACCCTGCAGTACCCCAAGACCCCCCTGGGacagagcaggaggcaggaggcag GCAAGGCCAACGACAACTACGAGACCCTCCAGCTGGGCCCGATGGGCAAGTGGCGGGCCGGGCATGGTGCCCAGCAGCACAAAG CGCGCCAGTGGaacatgcagcccctgctcctggtccTGTTAGCAGCTTTCCTGGTCCTGCTGGCCACCTCCATCGCCCTGGGGGTCCGCT ACTGGCAGGTGGTCACAgcactgctgcagtcccaagaGCAACTGGCAAAGACCAGAGGAGGGGGGAGCCACTGCCAGAaggagctgcacagctgcagcatggagctgcagaaGGCTGAGGCGGGTCTGAAACAGGCCCAAGTGAAGCTGTCACAGGCACGGCAGGAGGGGAACAGCTGCCAGAGGTTTCTGCACTGGAGGGACATGGATCTGCAGGAGGCCAGGGCAGCACTTCAGCAGGCCCAAGAGCAACTGCTGTGGCTGCAAAAGCAAGCCCAGCTCCTGTCTCAGCAGCTGAAGGAATCTGCAGGAGCCCAGGCCAGTGCATTTCCCTGCAAGGCCACAG ACTGCTGCCCGGAGACCTGGGTGCTGCACCGCGGGAAGTGCCTGTTCCTCTCCAAGGAGAAGAAGACCTGGGAGCAAAGCAAAGAGTGGTGTAAACAGGAATCCTCCAAACTCCTCATCACCTGGGACTGGGACCGCACAACCATGCCG AGCTTCCTCACCAACACGGACACCTCATACTGGATCGGGTTGTGGTTTCACCAGAGATGGATTTGGATCGATGAGACGCCATATGCACAGTGA